In Vespa velutina chromosome 1, iVesVel2.1, whole genome shotgun sequence, the following proteins share a genomic window:
- the LOC124954454 gene encoding F-box/LRR-repeat protein 4 isoform X1: protein MIPHDETKFEVVPINNNNSTGKNESVIFVEQFVKDVCDFSSQYGSNISISYTAYNVAGNPSKFPDYGDFPQAFVMRTYGPWWNKAPSRLGDYMIQNNESVISQDYIDVEYYQEVYPIRISIYETYNPGSVVGIWVQNPCGQWFQLWNGPPQFVPQRPRIFSPPLKTCHFKTKMVRLEFNHDLLDYYTELDAVLLIGTSELIMPRNHMYHQNLSNLLQELGCNGYNEDIYNLTPDYLKANQDLTILKKMFHKYCILYNSRIMDNISKGKLVTTLEQHCHSVPPIEEAFNSLQEFLQEEFPKLIREMHLSSSSPICRISLPNDKNILSTLNNFDSRPCGSFSALPDETVLKILRNLDLKTLCRLCRVNRHFSNIARDALLYTSLNLKPYWYCLNDHALKHLIPRCQYLQRLDLSWCGNYNMISDRDLVDFIHSCGSLLTHLRLNCCRSINDIVILEVSRICKNLKELCLRNCMGITNDGFSKLEKLQCLERLELYGTAIETSILCSILRRNPQMRHLNLAGMHDRLNVDEVAIELGNSCLQLESVDFWKAQTLTPHGVRALARCINLREVDFGWCGGMGAPGDSLRALLSSCRYLEKVFLAALRGLTDRDLEPLLLCQRLQQLDLLGARSLTPDMCYGFLLWCPKLEMIDLSFCEGITDSKIQEWRRKYPHISFKRSFQANGTDLL, encoded by the exons ATGATACCTCATGATGAAACAAAATTTGAAGTTGtaccaataaataataacaattctaCAGGAAAAAATGAATCTGTCATTTTTGTTGAACAATTTGTTAAAGATGTGTGCGATTTTAGTTCTCAGTATGGTAGCAATATCAGTATTTCCTATACAGCATACAATGTTGCTGGAAACCCAAGTAAATTCCCTGATTATGGAGACTTTCCACAAGCCTTTGTCATG AGAACGTATGGACCATGGTGGAATAAAGCACCTTCAAGGTTAGGTGATTACATGATACAGAATAATGAAAGTGTAATTAGCCAAGATTATATTG ATGTTGAATATTATCAAGAGGTATATCCTATACGAATATCAATATATGAAACCTATAATCCAGGCAGTGTAGTTGGTATATGGGTACAAAATCCTTGTGGGCAATGGTTTCAGTTATGGAATGGACCACCTCAATTTGTACCTCAGAGACCACGCATATTTTCACCACCTTTAAAGACTTGtcattttaaaacaaaaatggtTAGATTAGAATTTAATCATGACTTATTGGATTACTATACAGAATTGGATGCTGTACTTCTCATTGGGACATCTGAATTGATAATGCCTCGCAATCATATGTACCATCAAAATTTAAGTAATTTGTTACAAGAGTTAGGCTGTAATGGATATAATgaggatatatataatttaacacCTGATTATTTGAAAGCTAATCAAGATTTGACTatacttaaaaaaatgtttcataaaTACTGCATTCTTTATAACAG CAGAATAATGGATAATATATCTAAAGGCAAGTTAGTTACTACATTAGAACAACATTGCCATTCCGTACCACCTATAGAAGAGGCATTTAATAGTTTACAAGAATTTTTACAGGAAGAGTTCCCTAAACTTATACGAGAGATGCATCTTTCTTCATCCTCTCCAATATGTAGGATATCTTTACCAAATGACAAGAACATATTGTCAACTTTAAATAACTTTGATAGTCGACCATGTGGTAGTTTTTCTGCACTTCCA GATGAAACAGTtctaaaaattttaagaaatctAGATTTAAAGACACTTTGTCGTTTATGCAGAGTGAACCGACATTTTAGTAATATAGCAAGAGATGCTCTTCTCTACACAAGTCTGAATTTGAAACCATATTGGTATTGCCTGAACGATCACGCACTAAAACATTTAATTCCAAGGTGTCAATACTTACAACGTTTAGATTTATCATGGTGTGGTAATTATAACATGATTAGTGACAGAGATCTTGtagattttattcattcttgtGGTAGTCTTCTGACACATCTACGTTTAAATTGTTGTCGCTCTATTAATGATATAGTAATTCTTGAAGTTTCaagaatttgtaaaaatttaaaag aattatgCTTGCGTAATTGTATGGGTATTACAAATGATGGATTTTCAAAGTTGGAGAAACTACAGTGCCTTGAACGCCTGGAACTTTATGGAACTGCAATTGAAACTTCTATTTTGTGTTCAATTTTAAGAAGAAATCCTCAAATGAGACATTTAAATTTAGCTGGAATGCATGATCGTTTAAATGTAGATGAAGTAGCAATTGAATTAGGAAACTCTTGTCTACAATTGGAAAGCGTAGACTTTTGGAAAGCACAAACTCTCACACCACATGGTGTAAGAGCCCTTGCTCGATGTATTAACCTTCGAGAGGTAGATTTTGGATGGTG tGGTGGAATGGGTGCTCCTGGTGATTCATTAAGggcattattatcttcttgtcgttatttagaaaaagtatttttggCTGCATTAAGAGGATTAACAGATAGAGATTTAGAGCCATTGTTACTCTGCCAACGTTTGCAACAATTAGATTTGTTAGGAGCACGTTCCCTCACTCCCGACATGTGTTATGGATTTTTATTATGGTGCCCTAAATTGGAAATGATTGATCTTAGTTTTTGCGAAGGTATCACAGATTCAAAAATTCAAGAATGGCGACGAAAGTATCCACATATATCATTCAAAAGAAGTTTTCAAGCTAATGGAACGGATTTATTATAA
- the LOC124954799 gene encoding ADP-ribosylation factor-related protein 1, with protein MYTLLHGLYKYLVQKDEYFILILGLDNAGKTTYLEAAKTKFTKNYKGMNPSKITTTVGLNIGKIDIAGIRFNFWDLGGQEELQSLWDKYYAESHAVIYIVDSSDRDRIPDSKETFDRVISSEHLRGVPLLVLANKQDVPDCMGVREVKPIFNQNAHLIGRRDCMVMPVSALNGDGVDEGIHWLVDCVKRNSDIRPPRSQDDSCLS; from the exons atgtaCACACTTTTACACGGTTTATACAAGTACTTAGTACAAAaagatgaatattttatattaatacttgGACTTGATAATGCAGGAAAAACT acgTATTTAGAAGCGGCTAAAACTAAATTTACCAAAAATTATAAAGGTATGAATCCAAGTAAAATAACAACAACCGTTGGATTGaatattggaaaaattgaTATCGCTggaattcgttttaatttttggGATCTTGGAGGACAAGAAGAACTTCAGTCATTATGggataaa TATTATGCCGAATCACATGCAGTAATTTATATTGTTGATTCATCGGATCGTGACAGGATACCAGATTCTAAAGAAACCTTTG aTAGAGTAATATCGTCTGAACATTTGAGAGGAGTACCTCTCTTAGTTTTAGCCAATAAGCAGGATGTTCCAGATTGCATGGGTGTTAGAGAAGTCAAAccaatatttaatcaaaatgcACATTTAATTGGACGAAGGGATTGTATGGTAATGCCTGTATCAGCTCTTAATGG AGATGGCGTAGATGAAGGCATCCATTGGCTTGTAGACTGTGTAAAAAGGAATAGCGACATTCGCCCTCCCCGAAGTCAAGACGATAGTTGTTTATCATAA
- the LOC124954454 gene encoding F-box/LRR-repeat protein 4 isoform X2, giving the protein MIPHDETKFEVVPINNNNSTGKNESVIFVEQFVKDVCDFSSQYGSNISISYTAYNVAGNPSKFPDYGDFPQAFVMRTYGPWWNKAPSRLGDYMIQNNESVISQDYIDVEYYQEVYPIRISIYETYNPGSVVGIWVQNPCGQWFQLWNGPPQFVPQRPRIFSPPLKTCHFKTKMVRLEFNHDLLDYYTELDAVLLIGTSELIMPRNHMYHQNLSNLLQELGCNGYNEDIYNLTPDYLKANQDLTILKKMFHKYCILYNRIMDNISKGKLVTTLEQHCHSVPPIEEAFNSLQEFLQEEFPKLIREMHLSSSSPICRISLPNDKNILSTLNNFDSRPCGSFSALPDETVLKILRNLDLKTLCRLCRVNRHFSNIARDALLYTSLNLKPYWYCLNDHALKHLIPRCQYLQRLDLSWCGNYNMISDRDLVDFIHSCGSLLTHLRLNCCRSINDIVILEVSRICKNLKELCLRNCMGITNDGFSKLEKLQCLERLELYGTAIETSILCSILRRNPQMRHLNLAGMHDRLNVDEVAIELGNSCLQLESVDFWKAQTLTPHGVRALARCINLREVDFGWCGGMGAPGDSLRALLSSCRYLEKVFLAALRGLTDRDLEPLLLCQRLQQLDLLGARSLTPDMCYGFLLWCPKLEMIDLSFCEGITDSKIQEWRRKYPHISFKRSFQANGTDLL; this is encoded by the exons ATGATACCTCATGATGAAACAAAATTTGAAGTTGtaccaataaataataacaattctaCAGGAAAAAATGAATCTGTCATTTTTGTTGAACAATTTGTTAAAGATGTGTGCGATTTTAGTTCTCAGTATGGTAGCAATATCAGTATTTCCTATACAGCATACAATGTTGCTGGAAACCCAAGTAAATTCCCTGATTATGGAGACTTTCCACAAGCCTTTGTCATG AGAACGTATGGACCATGGTGGAATAAAGCACCTTCAAGGTTAGGTGATTACATGATACAGAATAATGAAAGTGTAATTAGCCAAGATTATATTG ATGTTGAATATTATCAAGAGGTATATCCTATACGAATATCAATATATGAAACCTATAATCCAGGCAGTGTAGTTGGTATATGGGTACAAAATCCTTGTGGGCAATGGTTTCAGTTATGGAATGGACCACCTCAATTTGTACCTCAGAGACCACGCATATTTTCACCACCTTTAAAGACTTGtcattttaaaacaaaaatggtTAGATTAGAATTTAATCATGACTTATTGGATTACTATACAGAATTGGATGCTGTACTTCTCATTGGGACATCTGAATTGATAATGCCTCGCAATCATATGTACCATCAAAATTTAAGTAATTTGTTACAAGAGTTAGGCTGTAATGGATATAATgaggatatatataatttaacacCTGATTATTTGAAAGCTAATCAAGATTTGACTatacttaaaaaaatgtttcataaaTACTGCATTCTTTATAACAG AATAATGGATAATATATCTAAAGGCAAGTTAGTTACTACATTAGAACAACATTGCCATTCCGTACCACCTATAGAAGAGGCATTTAATAGTTTACAAGAATTTTTACAGGAAGAGTTCCCTAAACTTATACGAGAGATGCATCTTTCTTCATCCTCTCCAATATGTAGGATATCTTTACCAAATGACAAGAACATATTGTCAACTTTAAATAACTTTGATAGTCGACCATGTGGTAGTTTTTCTGCACTTCCA GATGAAACAGTtctaaaaattttaagaaatctAGATTTAAAGACACTTTGTCGTTTATGCAGAGTGAACCGACATTTTAGTAATATAGCAAGAGATGCTCTTCTCTACACAAGTCTGAATTTGAAACCATATTGGTATTGCCTGAACGATCACGCACTAAAACATTTAATTCCAAGGTGTCAATACTTACAACGTTTAGATTTATCATGGTGTGGTAATTATAACATGATTAGTGACAGAGATCTTGtagattttattcattcttgtGGTAGTCTTCTGACACATCTACGTTTAAATTGTTGTCGCTCTATTAATGATATAGTAATTCTTGAAGTTTCaagaatttgtaaaaatttaaaag aattatgCTTGCGTAATTGTATGGGTATTACAAATGATGGATTTTCAAAGTTGGAGAAACTACAGTGCCTTGAACGCCTGGAACTTTATGGAACTGCAATTGAAACTTCTATTTTGTGTTCAATTTTAAGAAGAAATCCTCAAATGAGACATTTAAATTTAGCTGGAATGCATGATCGTTTAAATGTAGATGAAGTAGCAATTGAATTAGGAAACTCTTGTCTACAATTGGAAAGCGTAGACTTTTGGAAAGCACAAACTCTCACACCACATGGTGTAAGAGCCCTTGCTCGATGTATTAACCTTCGAGAGGTAGATTTTGGATGGTG tGGTGGAATGGGTGCTCCTGGTGATTCATTAAGggcattattatcttcttgtcgttatttagaaaaagtatttttggCTGCATTAAGAGGATTAACAGATAGAGATTTAGAGCCATTGTTACTCTGCCAACGTTTGCAACAATTAGATTTGTTAGGAGCACGTTCCCTCACTCCCGACATGTGTTATGGATTTTTATTATGGTGCCCTAAATTGGAAATGATTGATCTTAGTTTTTGCGAAGGTATCACAGATTCAAAAATTCAAGAATGGCGACGAAAGTATCCACATATATCATTCAAAAGAAGTTTTCAAGCTAATGGAACGGATTTATTATAA